A DNA window from Anastrepha obliqua isolate idAnaObli1 chromosome 5, idAnaObli1_1.0, whole genome shotgun sequence contains the following coding sequences:
- the LOC129248120 gene encoding angiopoietin-related protein 3-like translates to MNKQILRLCYFEVFLLWLANSIGAVEVNEESSKDEGCLDPPLIDYSDAGNEIEALIKSVETIRRQQKDTEDALQRVQIVMEKYEKRLAELESKVRSTANLQQEVQIVMENYEKRLAELESKLQSTANLQQDEKTLMEINRKRLAEKAERKLSAIRDCTEAKMKNGVRYKDGIYELQLSGFPPFNVYCLTKCLPEDPKDCYPWTVILRNEHSDNGTLEKTWYEYQAGFGNANNDYFIGLDRLNVMTKTSPHALLVGVDFESERFFYYDKFSIEGERSNYAVDVLENGRGDPGAKYFSKIKNFEFSTDGHCARKQRRGWWYNYFCAKDAFRSEFSYYFYLAIRPILCDNH, encoded by the exons ATGAACAAACAAATTCTGCGCCTGTGCTACTTTGAAGTATTTCTCCTGTGGCTCGCGAATAGTATTGGCGCTGTCGAGGTAAACGAGGAGTCTTCTAAAGATGAAGGATGTTTGGATCCTCCTTTAATAGATTACTCAGATGCAGGAAATGAAATAGaagctttaataaaatcagtcgAAACAATTCGAAGACAGCAAAAAGACACGGAGGATGCGCTACAAAG AGTCCAAATTGTTATGGAAAAATATGAGAAGCGCTTAGCGGAACTTGAGAGCAAAGTGCGGTCTACTGCGAATCTTCAACAAGA AGTCCAAATTGTTATGGAAAATTATGAGAAGCGCTTAGCGGAACTTGAGAGCAAATTGCAGTCTACTGCTAATCTTCAACAAGA tgAAAAAACTCTTATGGAAATAAATAGGAAGCGTTTAGCCGA aaAAGCTGAGCGCAAGCTATCCGCCATACGTGATTGTACGGAGGCGAAGATGAAGAATGGCGTGCGATATAAGGATGGCATTTACGAATTACAATTATCGGGCTTTCCGCCGTTCAATGTATATTGCCTGACTAAGTGTTTACCAGAAGACCCAAAAGATTGCTATCCGTGGACTGTAATACTACGAAATGAGCACAGCGATAATGGTACCTTGGAAAAAACCTGGTATGAATACCAAGCTGGCTTTGGAAATGCGAACAATGATTATTTTATTGGATTAGATCGCTTGAATGTCATGACAAAGACTTCACCTCACGCTTTACTAGTTGGTGTTGATTTTGAGTCGGAGCGATTCTTTTACTATGATAAGTTTTCTATCGAGGGTGAGAGATCCAATTATGCTGTAGATGTTTTGGAAAATGGCAGAGGAGATCCgggtgcaaaatatttttcaaaaataaaaaactttgagttTTCTACCGATGGTCATTGTGCAAGAAAGCAAAGACGGGGTTGGTGGTATAATTACTTTTGTGCCAAGGACGCATTCAGGAG CGAATTttcttattacttttatttggcAATTCGGCCGATACTTTGCGACAACCATTAG